Part of the Streptomyces sp. NBC_01353 genome, ACGAGTTCGGTGGGGGTGCCCACGATGTCGGTGGCGATCGCGAAGAAGCGTTCGTCGAAGATCTCCTGGGAGGCGTCCGTGCCGAGTACGCGCTCCGTCTGGGCCAGCGGCCGGTTCTGCCGGTGGTCCCAGGTCAGGGCGACGGGGCGGGGCATCCCGGGGGCGGTGGTGGTCTGTTCGCACAGGGTCGAGCCGTCCCAGGTGAACCGGACCTCCTCGACGACCGTCTCGCCGTCGTCGGCCAGACGCTGTTTCGCCGTGCGCCGGCCCAGCGGGTCGTACCGGTAGCGCCAGCGGGTGCCGTCGGGCGTGGTGACGGCCGTGAGGCGGTCCTCGGCGTCCCAGGTGTACCGCCAGGTGTCGGCCTTCCGGGACAGCCGGGTCTTGCGGCGCAGGGTGATCCGGCCGCCGGCGTCGTGCTCGTACCGCACCGCGCCCGCGCGGGTCACCACCGTCCCGGTGTAGCTGCGGGGGCCGGTCGCCTCGTGACCGGGATGGCCGTCGGGCCAGGACGCGGAGGTCTGGTTGCCGGCCGCGTCGTAGGCGTACGTCTCCGTCCAGCCGGCGGCCGTCACCGTCGTCACCCGGCCCGTGGCGTCCAGGCCGTAGCGGAACGAGCCGCGCAGGGCGTCGTCGAGCGCCGTGAGGTGCCCGTCGGCGCGATAGGTGTACGTGCGGCGGTTGACCGTGCGGTCGCCGGCGGTGAGGTGCTGTCCGGTCAGCCGGCCGGCCTCGTCCCAGGCCGAGGTCAGGGCCACCGTGTCGCCGAAGGCTCGGCGCACCTCGTGTCCCGCCGCGTCGTGGGCGAAGGCGATCCGGCGTGTACCGCTGGTCAGCCGGGTGAGGAGGCCTGCCTCGTCGTAGCCGTAGGAGGTGACGTGTCCGGTGGGTGTGACGCGGCGGGCCCGGCGCCCGGCGTCGTCGTAGCCGTAGGTGAGGGGGCGGCCGTCGACGAGTTCGGCCTTGATCTCGCCGCGGCGGCCGTACGTCCGGAGCAGCTCGCAGTCGGGGCCCGTGGCCCGGATCATCCGTCCGGCCGTGTCGTACGCGTAGGTGGTGACGGCGCCTGCCGCGTCCTTCCGGACGACCCGGTCGAGCGCGTCCCGCTCGTAGGAGACGGTCTCGCCCGTGGGGGTGGTGCGGGTGACCACCTGGCCGACCGGGTCGAGGGTGTAGCCGACGGTACGCCCGTCGAAGTCGGTCTCGGACACCGTCCGGCCGGCCCGGTCGTAGCCGTACGTCCAGGTCAGGCCCTGTGGGTCGGTGACCTTGGTGAGGCGCAGCGCCGCGTCGTGCTCGAAGGTGTGGCGGGCGCCGTCCGGGCCGGTGCGGGCGGAGAGCAGGTCGAAGTGGGTGTACTCGAAGCGCGTCGTGAGGCCCGTCGCGTCGGTGTGGGCGGTGCAGTTGCCCTCGCCGTCGTACGTCCAGGACTCGGTGGAGCCGTCGGGGAGGGTGCGCCGGGCGGGATCGCCGTCTGCGTTCCATTCGAGGGTGGTGGTCGCTCCGAGAGCGTCGGTGATGCGGGTGAGCCTGCCGAAGGCGTCGCGTTCGCACCGGGTGGTGCCGCCGAGCGGGTCGGTGACCGCCACGGGCAGGCCGGCCGGGTCGCAGCGGAAGGTGGTCACGGCGCCGAACACGTCGGTGGCGGAGCGGAGATGGCCGCGGTCGTCGTACGCGTACCGGGTGGTGTGGCCGCCGGGGTCCGTGACCGAGATGAGGTTGCCCAGGTCGTCGAACTCCTGGAGCGTGCGCCCGCCGTCCGCGTCGGTGAACTCCACCGGCAGCCCCCGTGCGTCGCGGACGGTGCCGATGCGGCTGCCGTCGGCGCGGACGACCGAGAGCAGCCGGCCCTCCTCGTCGTACGAGAAGGCGGTGACACGGCCCAGGGGATCGGTGCGGGTCAGCAGGTTGCCGCGCGTGTCATGGGTGAAGCGGGTGGTGTGGCCGAGCGGGTCGGTGGTGGCGACGACCCGGCAGGCACTGTCGATCAGATGGCGGACGACGCGGCCGTCGGCGGTGGTCAGCGTGGTGACGCGGTGGCCCGTGGCGGGGTCGGGGGTGCCGTACGCCAGGGTGAGCTGGACGTGTCCTGCCTGGCCGCCCTCGCCGATCACCCGGTCGTGCTCGTCGTAGGCGTAGTCGTAGCGGCTCTCGTTGGAGTCGATCCAGGCGATCACCCGCCGCCGGTCGTCGTACTCGAAGGTGAGGGTGGCGCCGGAGGGTCTGGTGACGGCAGTGAGGTTGCCGTCGGTGTAGGCGTAACGGACGACGTCCTGCCGGGCGCCGTCGGGGAGTTCCAGGGCCAGGCCGGCCACCCGGCCGTCCGCCGTGGCGACGGCCAGGCGGCGGCCCGCCGAGTCGGCGAGGGCGAGCGGTGTGCCGTCCGTACCGCGGTCGACGCTGACGGTGTGGCCGCTCCGGTCGGCGGTGTGGACGAGCCAGGCGTCCCCGTCGTCACCGGGTGCGACGCCGGGCGGCGCGGTGAAGTGGCGGGTCAGGCCGGACTCGGGGTCGGTGAGGACGTAGTCGCCGCTCGCGTCGCGGGTGAGGAGGCGGCGCACGGTGCCGGACTCGGGGAGGGTGGGGACCCCGGGCACGGGATGCGGGTACGTGAGCAGGAGGCCGTCGTCGGTGACATGGACGACCCCTCGGGCGTCGATCTCCAGGTGCTCGTCCACGGTGGAGGACCAGGACGGGCCGAAGAAGCGGCCGGCGGTGTAGCCGGACTCGACGCGCCTGGTGAAGGCCAGCGGCAGCGTGCCCGGCAGGACCACGTCCGTCTGGGGCAGGAACATCCGTCCCGAGGCGAGGTCCACCGGGTCGGTCTCGTCGACCAGGCGCTGCCCGTCGGGCCGGTTGTGGGTGCCGTTGGGGCCGTTGTCGAGCAGCCTGCGGGCCCGATTGGCGTCACTGGCGAGGTCCGCCGCGTCCGCCGCGACCCGCACGCCCTTGACGGCGCCCCCTGCGCCGCCGGTCGCCGCGGTCAGCAGCGCGTCGGGGACGAGCCGTCCGAAGCCCTCCGCGGGGTCCTTCATGAAGTCGTTGATCAACGCCTTGCCCGTGCCCCAG contains:
- a CDS encoding polymorphic toxin type 28 domain-containing protein, whose amino-acid sequence is MGIGDFVSDITPDVVEDAVEDGVEWAGNRVEDAGNWTADRLDDVGWESGADWVREQSRSLANRMGAEVDEMDLGQTEDKTKLIYGSPSKLRSTASHLRDLQSSFDKVGKGLKGLDSSAVKGEAADAFRESVAIEPPKWFKGADAFGKAADAIASFALTVEWAQGQAQTAIDKWKAGTKASENAANAHNKQVDDYNKAVDSYNAQPSDKRNPSSLPPKPGSFSDPGKAQMEEAQEILAEARKQRNSAAETARTAVRAARDEAPAKPSYAEQAMDGLEELQVMKDHFGAGIIKGTAGLVTFVRGINPTDPYNITHPAEYLTNLNSLASGLVLAANDPWGTGKALINDFMKDPAEGFGRLVPDALLTAATGGAGGAVKGVRVAADAADLASDANRARRLLDNGPNGTHNRPDGQRLVDETDPVDLASGRMFLPQTDVVLPGTLPLAFTRRVESGYTAGRFFGPSWSSTVDEHLEIDARGVVHVTDDGLLLTYPHPVPGVPTLPESGTVRRLLTRDASGDYVLTDPESGLTRHFTAPPGVAPGDDGDAWLVHTADRSGHTVSVDRGTDGTPLALADSAGRRLAVATADGRVAGLALELPDGARQDVVRYAYTDGNLTAVTRPSGATLTFEYDDRRRVIAWIDSNESRYDYAYDEHDRVIGEGGQAGHVQLTLAYGTPDPATGHRVTTLTTADGRVVRHLIDSACRVVATTDPLGHTTRFTHDTRGNLLTRTDPLGRVTAFSYDEEGRLLSVVRADGSRIGTVRDARGLPVEFTDADGGRTLQEFDDLGNLISVTDPGGHTTRYAYDDRGHLRSATDVFGAVTTFRCDPAGLPVAVTDPLGGTTRCERDAFGRLTRITDALGATTTLEWNADGDPARRTLPDGSTESWTYDGEGNCTAHTDATGLTTRFEYTHFDLLSARTGPDGARHTFEHDAALRLTKVTDPQGLTWTYGYDRAGRTVSETDFDGRTVGYTLDPVGQVVTRTTPTGETVSYERDALDRVVRKDAAGAVTTYAYDTAGRMIRATGPDCELLRTYGRRGEIKAELVDGRPLTYGYDDAGRRARRVTPTGHVTSYGYDEAGLLTRLTSGTRRIAFAHDAAGHEVRRAFGDTVALTSAWDEAGRLTGQHLTAGDRTVNRRTYTYRADGHLTALDDALRGSFRYGLDATGRVTTVTAAGWTETYAYDAAGNQTSASWPDGHPGHEATGPRSYTGTVVTRAGAVRYEHDAGGRITLRRKTRLSRKADTWRYTWDAEDRLTAVTTPDGTRWRYRYDPLGRRTAKQRLADDGETVVEEVRFTWDGSTLCEQTTTAPGMPRPVALTWDHRQNRPLAQTERVLGTDASQEIFDERFFAIATDIVGTPTELVDEAGEPAWHARATLWGTTAWNSSATAYTPLRFPGQYYDPETGLHHNYFRQYDPETARYLTPDPLGLAPAPNPAAYVHNPFTWSDPLGLSPYRGLGLSDEAMNAIQKLENIKADPIGRINSDPDHNHYSAARREAGGEVVARKPDGTPFDHVQDLTQAQQGLENVRKALWKEMERLPDGMTERGLEVLLKKHDETVYHLDRVKGFLHQIQNRNGTSGG